Proteins encoded within one genomic window of Streptomyces profundus:
- a CDS encoding GuaB1 family IMP dehydrogenase-related protein — protein MKFLHDAKPSYDLTYDDVFMVPNRSAIGSRLAVDLSSPDGTGTTIPLVVANMTAVAGRRMAETVARRGGLAVIPQDIPIDVVTEVIGWVKRRHLVLDTPIVLAPTQTVADALALLPKRAHNAGVVVSAERPVGIVTEADLTGVDRFTQVGEVMSRDLLVLAADLDPQEAFTTLDSAHRKIAPAVGPDGRLVGILSRKGALRATLYQPAVDDEGRLRVAAAVGINGDVASRAEALLAAGVDTLVVDTAHGHQESMLSALRAVRALDPRVPVVAGNVVSAEGTRDLIEAGADIVKVGVGPGAMCTTRMMTGVGRPQFSAVLECAAEAARLGRHVWADGGVRHPRDVAMALAAGASNVMVGSWFAGTHESPGDLQQSADGRLYKESFGMASARAVRSRTSAESAYDRARKGLFEEGISTSRMFLDPARPGVEDLVDSIVAGVRSAFTYAGAGSLAEFGEHAVVGVQSAAGYAEGQPLYASWQ, from the coding sequence ATGAAGTTCCTCCACGACGCCAAGCCGTCCTATGACCTGACCTATGACGATGTCTTCATGGTCCCCAACCGCTCGGCCATCGGTTCCCGGTTGGCGGTCGACCTCTCCTCGCCGGACGGCACCGGGACGACCATCCCGCTGGTGGTGGCGAACATGACCGCCGTCGCCGGGCGGCGGATGGCGGAGACGGTGGCCAGGCGGGGCGGCCTCGCGGTGATCCCACAGGACATTCCGATCGATGTGGTGACCGAGGTGATCGGCTGGGTCAAGCGCCGCCATCTGGTGTTGGACACCCCGATCGTGCTGGCCCCGACCCAGACGGTGGCCGACGCGCTGGCGCTGCTGCCCAAGCGGGCGCACAACGCGGGGGTGGTGGTGTCGGCGGAGCGCCCGGTCGGCATCGTGACGGAGGCCGACCTCACGGGTGTCGACCGGTTCACGCAGGTCGGCGAGGTGATGTCGCGCGATCTGCTGGTCCTCGCCGCGGACCTGGACCCCCAGGAGGCGTTCACCACGCTGGACTCGGCACACCGCAAGATCGCCCCAGCGGTGGGCCCCGATGGACGGTTGGTGGGCATCCTCAGCCGGAAGGGCGCGCTGCGGGCCACGCTCTACCAGCCGGCCGTGGACGACGAGGGCCGGTTGCGCGTCGCCGCTGCCGTCGGCATCAACGGCGATGTGGCCAGCAGGGCCGAGGCGTTGCTCGCCGCCGGTGTGGACACGTTGGTGGTGGACACCGCCCACGGCCACCAGGAGTCGATGCTCTCGGCGCTGCGCGCGGTGCGCGCCCTCGACCCCCGGGTGCCGGTGGTGGCGGGGAACGTGGTCTCAGCCGAGGGCACGCGGGATCTGATCGAGGCGGGCGCGGACATCGTCAAGGTGGGCGTGGGCCCGGGCGCGATGTGCACCACGCGGATGATGACGGGCGTCGGCAGGCCGCAGTTCTCGGCCGTGTTGGAGTGCGCCGCCGAGGCGGCCAGGTTGGGCCGGCACGTCTGGGCGGACGGCGGGGTGCGGCATCCCAGGGATGTGGCGATGGCGTTGGCGGCCGGCGCGTCCAATGTGATGGTCGGCTCCTGGTTCGCCGGCACCCACGAGTCGCCCGGCGATCTCCAGCAGTCGGCCGACGGGCGGCTCTACAAGGAGAGCTTCGGCATGGCCTCGGCGCGCGCGGTCCGCTCCCGCACCTCGGCCGAGTCGGCCTACGACCGGGCGCGCAAGGGGCTGTTCGAGGAGGGCATCTCCACCTCGCGGATGTTCCTCGACCCGGCCAGGCCGGGCGTGGAGGATCTGGTCGACTCCATCGTGGCCGGCGTCAGGTCCGCGTTCACCTACGCCGGGGCCGGCAGCCTGGCCGAGTTCGGCGAGCACGCGGTGGTGGGGGTGCAGAGCGCGGCCGGATACGCCGAGGGGCAGCCGCTGTACGCGAGTTGGCAGTGA
- a CDS encoding RsmB/NOP family class I SAM-dependent RNA methyltransferase, whose translation MSSRPRRPSKPYRRPQRDPARILAFEALRAVEERDAYANLVLPPLLAKAKKAGTLDDRDAALATELVYGTLRRQGTYDAILAACVDRPLREVDPPVLDVLSLGAHQLLGTRIPRHAAVSSAVELARCVVGDGRAKFVNAVLRKVTAHDLDGWIETLAPPYDKDPEGHLGLRHAHPRWVVGALWDALGGGRAGIEELLVADNERPRVTLAARPGRSTQDELLEGPGAEPGRFSPQAVRLAEGGEPGAVPAVLDGRAGVQDEGSQLVALALANAPVTGADRRWLDGCAGPGGKAALLGALAAERGAALVAAEIQPHRARLVARALDGNPGPYQVVVADASRPPWPPAGFDRVLLDVPCTGLGALRRRPESRWRRRPEDLDRLATLQRGLLRAGLASVRPGGVVGYATCSPHLSETRLVVADVLKGLTDIAVERVDARPLLPGVPDLGEGPDIQLWPHRHGTDAMYLALLRRTR comes from the coding sequence GTGAGCAGTCGGCCGCGCCGTCCGTCCAAGCCCTACCGCCGTCCCCAGCGTGACCCGGCGCGGATCCTCGCCTTCGAGGCGCTGCGCGCGGTGGAGGAACGGGACGCCTACGCCAACCTGGTGCTGCCGCCCCTGCTGGCCAAGGCCAAGAAGGCCGGCACCCTGGACGACCGGGACGCCGCGCTGGCCACCGAGCTGGTCTACGGCACGCTGCGCCGCCAGGGCACCTATGACGCGATCCTCGCCGCGTGCGTGGACCGCCCGCTGCGCGAGGTCGACCCGCCCGTGCTCGACGTGCTCTCGCTCGGCGCGCACCAACTGCTCGGCACCCGCATCCCCCGCCACGCGGCGGTGAGTTCGGCCGTCGAGCTGGCGCGCTGCGTGGTGGGCGACGGGCGGGCCAAGTTCGTCAACGCGGTGCTGCGCAAGGTGACGGCACACGATCTGGATGGCTGGATCGAGACCCTGGCCCCGCCCTACGACAAGGACCCCGAGGGACATCTCGGGCTGCGCCACGCGCACCCGCGCTGGGTGGTCGGCGCCCTCTGGGACGCGCTGGGCGGCGGGCGCGCGGGCATCGAGGAGCTGCTGGTCGCCGACAACGAGCGGCCCCGGGTCACCCTGGCCGCCCGGCCGGGGCGCAGCACCCAGGACGAGCTGCTCGAAGGCCCCGGCGCCGAACCGGGCCGGTTCTCGCCGCAGGCCGTGCGGCTGGCCGAGGGCGGCGAGCCCGGCGCGGTGCCCGCCGTGCTCGACGGCCGGGCCGGTGTGCAGGACGAGGGCAGCCAGCTGGTGGCGCTCGCGTTGGCCAACGCGCCGGTCACCGGCGCCGACCGGCGCTGGCTGGACGGCTGCGCGGGCCCGGGCGGCAAGGCCGCGCTGCTGGGCGCGCTCGCCGCCGAACGCGGGGCCGCGCTGGTAGCCGCCGAGATCCAGCCACACCGGGCCAGGCTGGTGGCCCGCGCGCTGGACGGGAACCCCGGCCCCTACCAGGTCGTGGTCGCCGACGCGAGCCGTCCGCCGTGGCCGCCGGCCGGCTTCGACCGGGTGCTGCTCGATGTGCCCTGCACCGGCCTGGGCGCGCTGCGCCGCCGGCCCGAGTCCCGCTGGCGCCGCCGCCCCGAGGACCTGGACCGGCTGGCCACCCTGCAACGCGGCCTGCTCCGCGCCGGCCTCGCCTCCGTCCGCCCCGGCGGCGTCGTCGGCTATGCCACCTGCTCCCCGCACCTGTCGGAGACCCGACTCGTGGTCGCCGACGTGCTGAAGGGGCTGACCGACATCGCGGTGGAACGGGTGGACGCCAGGCCGCTGCTGCCCGGCGTCCCCGACCTCGGCGAAGGGCCCGACATCCAGCTGTGGCCGCACCGGCACGGCACCGACGCGATGTATCTGGCGCTGCTGCGCCGCACCCGCTGA
- a CDS encoding class I SAM-dependent methyltransferase, which yields MSGRTREGYSGTGPGPITPDGCAVERWLRLPVGREPNIIERAVPPGASILELGSGVGRVTHPLVERGFAVTAVDESPEMLEHVRDARTVCSSIEELELGAEKFDVVLLASFLIHNGDPGVRAGMLRTCRRYVADGGLVLIQREGEDWHHRVPREARTGPDGVIRVAAADPIGPDLTRIRVEYEFPDAEWTHTFPSYRWSREAFEEALEGAGLPVERYLTLDRTWVLARPS from the coding sequence ATGAGTGGACGTACCCGTGAGGGATACAGCGGAACGGGTCCCGGGCCGATCACGCCGGACGGCTGCGCCGTGGAGCGTTGGCTCCGGCTGCCGGTCGGGCGTGAGCCGAACATCATCGAACGCGCGGTTCCGCCCGGTGCCAGCATCCTCGAACTCGGTTCCGGCGTCGGGCGGGTGACCCACCCGCTGGTCGAACGGGGCTTCGCGGTGACGGCCGTCGACGAGTCCCCCGAGATGCTGGAGCATGTCAGGGACGCGCGCACGGTGTGCTCGTCGATCGAGGAGCTGGAGCTGGGCGCCGAGAAGTTCGATGTGGTGCTGCTGGCCTCGTTCCTGATTCACAACGGTGATCCCGGCGTGCGTGCGGGGATGTTGCGCACCTGCCGCCGCTATGTCGCCGACGGCGGGCTGGTGTTGATCCAGCGGGAGGGCGAGGACTGGCACCACCGGGTGCCCCGGGAGGCCAGGACCGGCCCCGACGGGGTGATCCGGGTGGCCGCGGCCGACCCGATCGGGCCCGATCTGACGCGGATCCGGGTCGAGTACGAGTTCCCCGACGCCGAGTGGACGCACACCTTCCCGTCCTACCGCTGGAGTCGGGAGGCGTTCGAGGAGGCGCTGGAGGGCGCGGGGCTGCCCGTCGAGCGGTATCTCACCCTGGATCGCACCTGGGTGCTGGCGCGCCCCTCCTGA
- a CDS encoding ROK family transcriptional regulator, with protein sequence MSTVRTATPRTARVINDRAVLELLAEHGPLTAPRLRELTGLSRPSVADLLGRLNREGLVTVVGEAGADRPGPNAKVYGLVPDRAHVAALDVRTDGVALALADLTGETVATATLPLDPPATPPGGEGAGHPMVETALATLARERRRAGVRELHTVVLGAPGLADPATGALRPSGGLPAWHRELLFALRRTLDVPVLLDNEVNLAGIAEHRLGAVQDVDTYVLLWLGAGVGAAVVLGGALRRGASGGAGEVGFLPVPGTGGVPSSADCDRGFHGLAASAAVRALAERHGLPAPDVPADDVAHVETLVRRAVAEDIGPAAGFLDELAGRIALGAASVTAVLDPGYLVLGGEVGRAGGEALARRVAERLRALSPLETEVRASTVTGSAVLGGGLLTALDAARADLFATDR encoded by the coding sequence ATGAGCACCGTCCGCACCGCCACCCCCCGCACGGCCCGTGTCATCAACGACCGGGCCGTGCTCGAACTCCTCGCCGAACACGGGCCGTTGACCGCGCCCCGGCTGCGGGAGCTGACCGGGCTCTCCCGTCCCAGCGTCGCCGACCTGCTGGGCCGGCTCAACCGCGAGGGCCTGGTCACCGTCGTCGGCGAGGCGGGCGCTGACCGGCCGGGCCCCAACGCCAAGGTCTACGGTCTGGTCCCCGACCGGGCCCATGTCGCCGCGCTGGACGTGCGCACCGACGGTGTCGCCCTCGCCCTGGCCGACCTCACCGGCGAGACGGTCGCCACCGCGACGCTGCCGCTCGACCCGCCGGCCACGCCGCCCGGCGGCGAGGGGGCCGGGCATCCCATGGTCGAGACGGCGCTGGCGACGCTGGCCCGGGAGCGGCGCCGCGCCGGGGTGCGGGAGCTCCACACCGTCGTGCTCGGCGCCCCCGGCCTCGCCGACCCGGCCACCGGCGCGCTGCGTCCCTCCGGCGGCCTCCCCGCCTGGCACCGGGAGCTCCTGTTCGCGCTGCGCCGCACCCTCGACGTGCCGGTGCTGCTGGACAACGAGGTCAACCTCGCCGGGATCGCCGAACACCGCCTGGGCGCCGTCCAGGACGTGGACACCTATGTGCTGCTGTGGCTGGGCGCCGGCGTCGGCGCGGCCGTGGTGCTCGGCGGCGCGCTGCGCCGGGGCGCGTCGGGCGGCGCCGGCGAGGTCGGCTTCCTGCCGGTCCCGGGCACCGGGGGAGTGCCGTCGTCCGCCGACTGCGACCGGGGCTTCCACGGTCTCGCCGCCAGCGCGGCCGTCCGCGCGCTGGCCGAACGGCACGGGCTGCCGGCCCCCGACGTCCCGGCCGACGACGTGGCCCACGTGGAGACGCTGGTCCGCCGCGCGGTGGCCGAGGACATCGGCCCAGCGGCGGGCTTCCTCGACGAGCTGGCCGGGCGGATCGCCCTCGGCGCGGCCTCGGTGACCGCGGTCCTCGACCCGGGGTATCTCGTCCTCGGCGGCGAGGTCGGCCGCGCCGGCGGGGAGGCGCTGGCGCGCCGCGTCGCGGAGCGGCTGCGCGCCCTGTCCCCGCTGGAGACGGAGGTGCGCGCCTCGACGGTCACCGGCAGCGCGGTCCTCGGCGGCGGGCTGCTCACCGCGCTGGACGCCGCCCGCGCCGACCTCTTCGCGACCGACCGCTAG
- a CDS encoding LLM class flavin-dependent oxidoreductase encodes MTAQRLSFGIKTTPAHVTYADLLRVWREADEIEHIEHAWLWDHLLPVFGPPGGPALDGWTTLAALAASTERLGLGLLVSSNRLRPPALLAKIATTVEEVSAGRLTVGLGMGTTRPRAGAEPAPGPAARAVAGYRALGIAPPAPGEGLARLTESCQLLRSLWDSRDPVDFDGRHYRLHGAQIVPRPARHLPLLVGGAGDGTLRVAAEHADIWNISGPPHHDLPTIRERAKALDAHCATLGRDPAGLVRSAQTHVSYDDPATTRATVRALIDTGITHIVLSLRMPFPPHVATWVDQQVITPTLETVP; translated from the coding sequence ATGACCGCTCAGCGGCTGAGCTTCGGCATCAAGACCACGCCCGCACACGTGACCTACGCGGATCTGCTGCGCGTCTGGCGCGAGGCCGACGAGATCGAACACATCGAGCACGCCTGGCTCTGGGACCACCTGCTCCCCGTCTTCGGCCCGCCGGGCGGCCCCGCGCTGGACGGCTGGACCACCCTCGCGGCGCTCGCCGCGAGCACCGAACGCCTGGGCCTCGGCCTCCTGGTCTCCAGCAACCGCCTGCGCCCGCCGGCCCTGCTCGCCAAGATCGCCACCACCGTCGAGGAGGTCTCCGCCGGCCGCCTCACCGTCGGCCTCGGCATGGGCACCACCCGGCCGCGCGCCGGCGCGGAGCCGGCGCCGGGCCCGGCGGCCAGGGCCGTCGCCGGCTACCGCGCGCTCGGCATCGCGCCCCCCGCGCCGGGCGAGGGCCTGGCCCGGCTGACGGAGAGCTGCCAACTGCTGCGCTCCCTCTGGGACTCGCGGGACCCGGTCGACTTCGACGGCCGGCACTACCGGCTGCACGGGGCCCAGATCGTGCCTCGCCCCGCCCGCCACCTCCCCCTGCTGGTCGGCGGCGCCGGCGACGGAACGCTCCGCGTCGCCGCAGAACACGCCGACATCTGGAACATCTCGGGCCCACCGCACCACGACCTGCCGACGATCCGCGAGCGGGCCAAGGCCCTGGACGCCCACTGCGCGACGCTCGGCCGGGACCCGGCCGGCCTTGTCCGCTCCGCCCAGACCCATGTCTCCTACGACGACCCGGCCACCACCCGGGCCACGGTCCGCGCCCTGATCGACACCGGAATCACCCATATCGTCCTCAGCCTCCGCATGCCCTTCCCTCCCCACGTCGCCACCTGGGTCGACCAACAGGTCATCACCCCCACCTTGGAGACCGTGCCCTGA
- a CDS encoding riboflavin synthase encodes MFTGIVEELGEVVAVERLNDSARLRLRSKVTVEDAVHGSSIAVNGACLTVVELGADEFTADVMAETLRRSNLAGLAAGDPVNLERPMALGGRLGGHLVQGHVDGTAEVLERVPGERWETVSFALPPALARYVVEKGSITVDGVSLTVVEAGADRFSVGLIPTTLDLTTLGHRRPGDLVNLEVDLLAKHVERLLAYGVTAGPGGAEGVNAS; translated from the coding sequence ATGTTCACCGGAATCGTCGAAGAGCTGGGCGAGGTCGTCGCCGTCGAGCGTCTGAACGACTCGGCGCGGCTGCGCCTCCGCTCCAAGGTGACCGTCGAGGACGCCGTGCACGGCTCCTCCATCGCCGTCAACGGCGCCTGTCTGACGGTGGTGGAGCTGGGCGCGGACGAGTTCACCGCCGATGTGATGGCCGAGACCCTGCGCCGTTCCAACCTCGCGGGGCTCGCCGCCGGCGACCCGGTGAACCTGGAGCGCCCCATGGCGCTGGGCGGACGCCTCGGCGGCCATCTGGTGCAGGGGCATGTGGACGGCACCGCCGAGGTGCTGGAACGCGTCCCCGGCGAACGCTGGGAGACGGTCAGCTTCGCGCTGCCGCCCGCGCTGGCGCGCTATGTCGTGGAGAAGGGCTCGATCACGGTGGACGGCGTCAGCCTGACCGTGGTCGAGGCCGGGGCCGACCGCTTCAGCGTCGGCCTCATCCCCACCACGCTCGACCTGACCACCCTGGGCCACCGGCGGCCGGGGGATCTGGTGAACCTTGAGGTCGACCTGCTCGCCAAGCATGTCGAGCGGCTGCTGGCGTATGGCGTCACCGCCGGCCCGGGCGGCGCGGAGGGGGTGAACGCGTCATGA
- a CDS encoding phospholipase, producing the protein MRHRIATLLSALALGFGTVAVAAAPANAAPADKPQVLSSWTQTSASSYNAWASARGNQGNWSSYGFDWSTDYCSSSPDNPFGFPFSMSCARHDFGYRNYKAAGTFDANKARLDNAFYQDLLRVCGNYSGATATACNGTAWTYYQAVRLLG; encoded by the coding sequence ATGCGTCATCGGATCGCCACCCTGCTCTCCGCCCTCGCTCTCGGCTTCGGCACGGTCGCCGTCGCGGCGGCCCCCGCGAACGCGGCGCCGGCGGACAAGCCGCAGGTGCTCAGCAGTTGGACGCAGACCAGCGCCAGCAGCTACAACGCCTGGGCGTCGGCCCGCGGCAACCAGGGCAACTGGTCGTCGTACGGCTTCGACTGGAGCACCGACTACTGCTCCTCGTCGCCCGACAACCCCTTCGGCTTCCCCTTCAGCATGTCATGTGCGCGACATGACTTCGGGTACCGCAACTACAAGGCCGCCGGCACCTTCGACGCCAACAAGGCCCGTCTCGACAACGCGTTCTACCAGGATCTGCTCCGGGTCTGCGGCAACTACTCCGGTGCCACGGCCACCGCCTGCAACGGCACCGCCTGGACCTACTACCAGGCGGTCCGCCTCCTCGGCTGA
- the fmt gene encoding methionyl-tRNA formyltransferase has protein sequence MRLVFAGTPEVAVPALDALLASDRHQVVAVVTRPDAPAGRGRRLVASPVAERAAEEGIEILRPRRPRDPDFLARLAEIAPDCCPVVAYGALLPKAALEIPARGWVNLHFSLLPAWRGAAPVQHAVLAGDEVTGASTFLIEEGLDSGPVYGVLTEEIRPRDTSGDLLTRLALAGSGLLAATMDGIEDGALSPRTQPAEGVSLAPKLTVEDARVDWTAPALRVDRVVRACTPAPGAWTTFRGERLKLRQVSPLPERPALAAGELVAEKRAVLVGTGSHPVELAWVQPQGRKPMPAADWARGVRVAEGERLGD, from the coding sequence ATGAGGCTTGTCTTCGCAGGCACCCCCGAGGTCGCCGTTCCCGCGCTGGACGCCCTGTTGGCGTCCGACCGGCACCAGGTCGTCGCCGTGGTCACCCGGCCCGACGCTCCCGCCGGGCGCGGGCGCCGGCTGGTCGCCAGCCCGGTCGCCGAGCGGGCCGCCGAGGAGGGCATCGAGATCCTGCGGCCCCGCCGCCCCAGGGACCCCGACTTCCTGGCCCGGCTGGCCGAGATCGCCCCGGACTGCTGCCCCGTGGTGGCCTATGGCGCGCTGCTGCCGAAGGCCGCGCTGGAGATCCCCGCGCGCGGCTGGGTCAACCTGCACTTCTCCCTGCTGCCCGCCTGGCGCGGCGCCGCCCCCGTCCAGCACGCCGTGCTCGCGGGCGACGAGGTCACTGGGGCGAGCACCTTCCTGATCGAGGAGGGCCTCGACTCGGGCCCGGTCTACGGGGTGCTGACCGAGGAGATCAGGCCCCGCGACACCAGCGGCGACCTGCTGACCCGGCTGGCGCTCGCCGGCTCCGGGCTGCTCGCGGCCACCATGGACGGCATCGAGGACGGCGCCCTGAGCCCCAGGACGCAGCCGGCCGAAGGGGTCAGCCTCGCGCCCAAGCTCACCGTCGAGGACGCGCGGGTCGACTGGACGGCTCCCGCGCTGCGGGTGGACCGGGTGGTCCGCGCCTGCACGCCGGCCCCCGGGGCCTGGACCACGTTCAGGGGCGAGCGCCTCAAACTGCGCCAGGTCAGCCCGCTGCCCGAACGGCCGGCGCTGGCCGCCGGCGAGTTGGTCGCCGAGAAGCGCGCGGTGCTGGTGGGCACCGGATCGCACCCCGTCGAGCTGGCCTGGGTGCAGCCCCAGGGCAGGAAGCCGATGCCGGCCGCCGACTGGGCGCGCGGGGTGCGCGTCGCCGAGGGCGAGCGGTTGGGCGACTGA
- a CDS encoding sugar-binding transcriptional regulator: MNSEVSAVPTGRSATRMGPAELMQAAAMARRFYLEGKSKIQIAEEFGVSRFKVARVLESAVEHELVRIEIRVPAELDADRSDALRAHFGLRHVVVAESPSEAVDDTPDPEHLGEVAAELLEELVAEGDVLGLAWGRSTIHMAAALRELPPCTVVQLTGVYDAGAAERGSVEAVRRAAAVSGGEAHPIYAPMLLPDSGTAAALRAQPGISAAFDYFDKVTIAAVSIGTWEAGISTVYDMLGKEDRDHYASLGVAAEMSAHLFAADGRRVGRDLGERCITVEPDRLRRVPEVVAIAGGRRKAGAIDAVLRSGLVTSVVTDTAAADLLLATPPPTRPALDRTDPDAAR, encoded by the coding sequence ATGAACAGTGAGGTGAGTGCGGTGCCGACCGGGAGGTCAGCCACACGGATGGGGCCCGCCGAGCTGATGCAGGCGGCGGCGATGGCACGGCGCTTCTACTTGGAGGGCAAGTCCAAGATCCAGATCGCTGAGGAGTTCGGCGTCAGCCGCTTCAAGGTGGCCAGGGTGCTGGAGTCGGCGGTGGAACACGAGCTGGTACGGATCGAGATCCGGGTGCCGGCCGAGCTGGACGCCGACCGGTCGGACGCGCTGCGCGCGCACTTCGGCCTGCGCCATGTGGTCGTCGCCGAGTCGCCGTCGGAGGCCGTGGACGACACGCCCGATCCTGAGCATCTGGGCGAGGTGGCGGCCGAGTTGCTGGAGGAGCTGGTCGCCGAGGGGGATGTGCTGGGGTTGGCGTGGGGGCGGTCGACGATCCATATGGCGGCGGCGCTGCGGGAACTGCCGCCCTGCACGGTGGTCCAGCTGACCGGGGTCTATGACGCGGGCGCCGCCGAACGCGGCTCCGTCGAGGCGGTCCGCCGGGCCGCCGCCGTCTCCGGGGGAGAGGCACACCCGATCTACGCGCCGATGCTGCTGCCCGACTCGGGCACGGCGGCGGCGCTGCGCGCCCAGCCGGGTATCTCGGCGGCCTTCGACTACTTCGACAAGGTGACCATCGCCGCGGTCTCCATCGGTACCTGGGAGGCCGGCATCTCCACGGTGTACGACATGCTCGGCAAGGAGGACCGCGACCACTACGCGTCGCTGGGGGTCGCCGCCGAGATGTCGGCGCACCTCTTCGCGGCGGACGGCCGACGCGTCGGGCGCGACCTGGGCGAACGGTGCATCACGGTCGAGCCGGATCGGCTCCGCCGGGTCCCCGAGGTGGTGGCCATCGCCGGCGGCCGACGCAAGGCCGGCGCGATCGACGCGGTGCTCCGCTCCGGTCTGGTGACCAGCGTGGTCACCGACACGGCAGCGGCGGACCTGCTCCTCGCCACCCCACCCCCCACCCGCCCGGCCCTGGACCGCACCGACCCCGACGCCGCACGCTGA
- the rpe gene encoding ribulose-phosphate 3-epimerase: MAQINPSMLSADFARLADEAKAVQGADWLHIDVMDNHFVPNLTLGVPIVESLRKATDIPLDCHLMIEDPDRWAPGFVEAGAGSVTFHAEAAAAPVRLAREIRALGARASMALKPATPIEPFEDLLPELDMVLVMTVEPGFGGQAFLDIMLPKIRRTRQLIERHGLPLWLQVDGGVSATTIERCAEAGADVFVAGSAVYGADDPAAAVRGLREAAERARVR, encoded by the coding sequence ATGGCCCAGATCAACCCCAGCATGCTCTCCGCCGACTTCGCCCGCCTCGCCGACGAGGCCAAGGCCGTCCAGGGCGCGGACTGGCTGCATATCGACGTGATGGACAACCACTTCGTGCCGAACCTGACGCTGGGCGTGCCGATCGTCGAGTCCCTGCGCAAGGCCACGGACATTCCGTTGGACTGTCATCTGATGATCGAGGACCCGGACCGCTGGGCCCCCGGCTTCGTCGAGGCGGGCGCCGGCTCCGTCACCTTCCACGCGGAGGCGGCGGCGGCGCCGGTGCGGTTGGCCAGGGAGATCAGGGCGCTGGGGGCCCGCGCCTCGATGGCGCTCAAGCCGGCCACCCCCATCGAACCGTTCGAGGACCTGCTGCCCGAGCTGGACATGGTGCTGGTGATGACGGTCGAACCCGGCTTCGGCGGCCAGGCGTTCCTCGACATCATGCTGCCCAAGATCCGCCGCACCCGGCAGCTGATCGAGCGGCACGGCCTGCCGCTGTGGCTCCAGGTCGACGGCGGTGTTTCGGCCACCACCATCGAGCGCTGCGCCGAGGCGGGAGCCGACGTCTTCGTCGCCGGCTCCGCCGTCTACGGCGCGGACGATCCGGCGGCGGCGGTGCGGGGCCTGCGCGAAGCGGCCGAACGGGCCCGCGTGCGGTGA
- a CDS encoding MFS transporter has protein sequence MSQQPSADRMRIRRARIAVSLIFAVHGAASGSFVTRIPWLQDQLGLGTAALGVALAFPAIGAATAMPLASRVMHRHGARAAVRGLMALYTVTFALVALAPNLPLLCALFFLSGATGGMADVAMNAQGVEVEERHGRSIMSGLHGLWSVGTLLGSALGVGAVWLGLDARIHLSLVAVALTLAVPFLSRGLLDVRPTADEAAPPRFALPPRSALLIGAVGICAVLAEGASMDWSGVYLRDVTDASETVAAASYTAFACTMAVARLAGDAVVRRLGPVRTVRISAGLAATGGLLVVTATTSAQAVSGFALIGVGVAVVVPLTFAAAGHSGPNPSRAIAGVATVTYTAGLFAPSVIGALGELASLRASFGLVTAALTLLLLGAGVLGPRPARGAVASDTGSATRTLPAP, from the coding sequence ATGTCTCAGCAGCCTTCCGCCGACCGCATGCGGATACGTCGGGCCCGGATCGCCGTCTCCCTGATCTTCGCCGTGCATGGCGCGGCCAGCGGCAGCTTTGTCACCCGCATCCCCTGGCTCCAGGACCAACTCGGCCTGGGCACAGCCGCGTTGGGCGTCGCGCTGGCCTTTCCGGCGATCGGCGCCGCGACGGCGATGCCGCTGGCCAGCCGGGTGATGCACCGCCATGGCGCGCGGGCCGCCGTGCGCGGCCTGATGGCGCTCTACACCGTGACGTTCGCGCTGGTCGCGCTGGCGCCCAACCTGCCGCTGCTCTGCGCCCTGTTCTTCCTCTCGGGGGCGACGGGCGGCATGGCGGACGTGGCCATGAACGCCCAGGGCGTGGAGGTCGAGGAGCGCCATGGCCGGTCGATCATGTCGGGGCTGCACGGCCTGTGGAGCGTGGGCACGCTGCTCGGCTCGGCGCTCGGCGTCGGCGCCGTCTGGCTCGGCTTGGACGCGCGGATCCATCTCTCCCTGGTCGCGGTGGCGTTGACGCTCGCCGTCCCGTTCCTGAGCCGGGGCCTGCTGGATGTGCGGCCGACGGCGGACGAGGCGGCGCCGCCCCGGTTCGCGCTGCCGCCGAGGTCGGCGCTGCTGATCGGCGCCGTGGGGATCTGCGCGGTGCTGGCCGAGGGCGCCAGCATGGACTGGTCCGGCGTCTATCTGCGGGATGTCACCGACGCGTCGGAGACGGTCGCGGCGGCCAGCTACACCGCGTTCGCCTGCACCATGGCGGTCGCCCGGCTGGCCGGGGACGCGGTGGTGCGGCGGCTCGGACCGGTGCGCACGGTGCGGATCAGCGCGGGACTGGCCGCGACCGGCGGCCTGTTGGTGGTCACGGCCACCACCTCGGCGCAGGCGGTGTCGGGGTTCGCCCTGATCGGCGTGGGCGTCGCCGTGGTGGTGCCGCTCACCTTCGCCGCCGCGGGCCACAGCGGCCCCAACCCGAGCAGGGCGATCGCCGGGGTGGCCACGGTCACCTACACGGCCGGCCTGTTCGCCCCTTCGGTGATCGGCGCGCTCGGCGAACTCGCCTCGTTGCGCGCGTCGTTCGGCCTGGTGACGGCGGCGCTCACGCTGTTGCTGCTGGGCGCGGGAGTGCTCGGGCCGCGCCCCGCGCGCGGGGCGGTGGCCTCGGACACGGGCAGCGCCACCAGGACGCTGCCCGCTCCCTGA